A single window of Mustela erminea isolate mMusErm1 chromosome 4, mMusErm1.Pri, whole genome shotgun sequence DNA harbors:
- the DPPA5 gene encoding developmental pluripotency-associated 5 protein, with the protein MGSLPERKDIPPWVKAPEDLKDPEVLQVQTQLLEALFGPAGSRIPYFEQVSKVMLELKVLESSDLTEVVVYGSYLHKLRARWMLQSMAEWHRQRQERGMLKLEDAMKALELGPWMK; encoded by the exons ATGGGGTCTCTACCAGAACGAAAAGATATTCCACCGTGGGTGAAAGCCCCCGAAGACCTGAAAGATCCCGAGGTGTTGCAGGTCCAGACGCAGCTCTTGGAGGCTCTGTTTG GCCCAGCGGGATCTCGAATCCCGTACTTCGAGCAAGTGAGCAAAGTCATGCTCGAGCTAAAGGTTCTGGAATCCTCGGACCTCACGGAGGTCGTGGTTTATGGCTCTTACTTGCACAAGCTCAGGGCCAGGTGGATGCTCCAGTCCATGGCTGAATGGCACCGCCAGCGACAGGAACGAG GGATGCTCAAACTTGAGGATGCCATGAAAGCCCTAGAGCTAGGTCCTTGGATGAAGTGA
- the LOC116587826 gene encoding developmental pluripotency-associated 5 protein-like: MAPFRMKTQHESYSPGTGKKCSLSRNWLLMHTQQYWCKFKHFLKPSVLNVEARLLEKIFGPSRVLLPGFEREFKVVLQMRKPNSEGKVEIFILGRRRYRKRAKRLIRILTTKPRRKSCEGTMMLSLETMKSLEKENVHSSAFLSTTVMNSLDEAMQSLEIGQETVQEPVTKTV, from the exons ATGGCGCCTTTCAGGATGAAGACCCAGCACGAGTCCTACAGCCCAGGAACCGGCAAGAAGTGTTCCCTTTCCAGGAATTGGCTCCTTATGCACACTCAGCAGTACTGGTGTAAGTTTAAGCACTTTCTGAAGCCATCAGTGCTTAACGTGGAAGCACGTCTGCTGGAAAAGATTTTCG GTCCAAGCAGAGTTCTTCTCCCGGGGTTCGAACGGGAGTTCAAAGTCGTGCTCCAGATGAGAAAGCCCAACTCCGAGGGCAAGGTTGAAATCTTCATCCTGGGGAGACGCCGGTACCGCAAGCGTGCCAAAAGGCTGATTCGCATTCTGACCACGAAGCCCAGAAGGAAGTCGTGTGAAG GCACAATGATGCTCAGCCTGGAAACCATGAAGTCTCTTGAAAAAGAGAATGTTCACTCCAGTGCTTTCCTCTCCACCACAGTGATGAACAGCCTGGATGAAGCCATGCAGTCGCTGGAAATAGGTCAGGAGACTGTCCAGGAACCTGTTACCAAAACAGTGTGA